A single Xenopus laevis strain J_2021 chromosome 3S, Xenopus_laevis_v10.1, whole genome shotgun sequence DNA region contains:
- the MGC82181 gene encoding MGC82181 protein, with amino-acid sequence MPVKGGTKCIKYLLFAFNFIFWLAGTAVLAIGLWLRFDNQTKTLFDSDQNTGTFYVGVYILIGAGALMMLVGFLGCCGAIQESECMLGLFFAFLLVIFAIEIAAGIWGFTNKDKVVDELKTFYRETYAKYIQTKDSSLKETLKGIHFAFDCCGNNGVLDAALTDICPNNQGILSALSARSCPAVIDEVFTSKLHIVGAVGIGIAVVMIFGMIFSMVLCCAIRNNREMV; translated from the exons TTGGCTGGAACAGCCGTCCTGGCGATCGGATTATGGCTTCGATTCGACAACCAGACCAAAACTTTGTTTGACTCTGACCAAAATACCGGCACCTTCTATGTTG GTGTCTACATTCTGATTGGTGCCGGTGCTCTCATGATGTTGGTTGGATTTCTGGGATGCTGCGGTGCAATTCAGGAATCAGAATGCATGCTGGGACTG TTTTTCGCATTCCTTCTGGTCATCTTTGCTATTGAAATTGCAGCGGGCATCTGGGGATTCACAAATAAGGACAAG GTCGTTGATGAACTAAAGACATTTTACCGGGAAACGTATGCAAAGTACATACAAACCAAAGATAGTTCCTTAAAGGAAACCCTAAAAGGGATCCACTTTGCT TTCGATTGTTGTGGAAATAACGGAGTACTTGACGCAGCCCTAACGGACATCTGCCCCAATAATCAAGGAATACTCAGTGCCCTCTCTGCACGG TCCTGTCCAGCTGTCATAGATGAAGTTTTCACCTCCAAGTTGCATATAGTTGGGGCAGTAGGGATTGGAATTGCCGTGGTCATG ATCTTTGGAATGATCTTCAGTATGGTCCTGTGCTGCGCCATCCGCAACAACCGAGAGATGGTATAA